The sequence TAACCCCCATGCTGAGATTAAACGGCAGCATCAGTTCATTGCGATAGGTGCTGGAGAAATTCAACCACGCCCGAGCAAAACCCCAAGTGGTGTCAGCAGAAAATGGCGGGAAGATAAAGACCAGCATAAACGAACCGATGATCATAAACGGCAGTGCCGAGGTAAAACCGTCGCGGATCGCGATAATGTACTTTTGTTGCCCTATCCGCCCGGCCAGCGGCGTGATGGTTTGCTCAATCATCCCAACCATTGTTTGGTAAAGAGAACTCATTGCAGATACCTTTTATTTCACTGCATTAATAAGAGATAAGGCGAAGTCGAGAACCTTATCACCGCGTTGCATGCCGTAATCCATCATGTCGATGGTCATCACCGGAATTCCCAAAGGCTCAGCCGTTGCTGCCAAATCCCGTTGCATGTATTTCACCTGCGGCCCTAACAGCACAACCTGATAGTGGCTGAATTGCTCGTTAAACTCGCTGGCACCAAAAGCATCAATCTGAACC comes from Yersinia mollaretii ATCC 43969 and encodes:
- a CDS encoding PTS sugar transporter subunit IIB; its protein translation is MKKIMLCCSAGMSTSMLVKKMLAEAATRGLEVQIDAFGASEFNEQFSHYQVVLLGPQVKYMQRDLAATAEPLGIPVMTIDMMDYGMQRGDKVLDFALSLINAVK